The Colletotrichum higginsianum IMI 349063 chromosome 2, whole genome shotgun sequence genome has a segment encoding these proteins:
- a CDS encoding PH domain-containing protein — MTEPAPAAAPGAATTTTPAPKQTSPAIPVGLNEASLDSPTFRSTAQHFGEHIDNVEKWLDDYVRSTSRVTRDILALEESVNTYLSKIFPPAATADAIIDHDYTLLALRRISDGSKEWWTQIMSTVRKMDTISVEPIRSFVAADLRSFKEVRRVLEHTQRNFDQAMARYMSQSKTKEPSAIREEAFAVYETRKAYLKVSMDFCQLAPQIRFSLDKLLVRVSSDFWKEMKRSRDAAAVSTKWGSEMDRIRGWSREMETTEFVFKRELQIARRDIGESTLQAFKPSRELEDYSASTVQFLGSRGPVSVQPQESSAVVSEKQGWLFLKTLYGKPARSNWVPRWYYCRDGIFGWLINAPQGVLQGDEIGVLLCNAKPAVAEDRRFCFEVKTKSQTLVLQAETQNQLTEWLEVFEVAKKRAFEASMDRDSSSSPAGADPAFSITPPPLPEFSARSLDAMVAGEEPAPPTFDRAGTLPVPGTESNMAGRASFDVNASASRRSITALGRDLGREMVREEGESNRDHAARIIQKLDLHRKATFGAGAEAAVAAAAAPGSGGIAGLLANHGHLPGYPSPPQGGSKNSSSSRLPALDPVHGTLAPLTLARPPAATNLSRTAVMFSVDRGIGGDNTSHMPTAVLANYWGSSAWSTVYGSSPGRPRTPGLLEENPFGIVVREVGKPGEEKPATPTAGHRKTVSVDAKFNQPHMPFKQPAETFPPGYPPELRIQHHQFRILFPTVPLDEKLVLVFRAAWSSSTGKDSPSHGQGLAGNGRIYITPDNMYFYGQQLGLVVAYAISLDIIAEVTAAPGKECDFIFLHLGEDGNETGFTRITIKIFLDNLPLLHARLNLLIDDLQSEEPLELSELIRALISLEYEDYSKRSPSVESWEEVSSNTPFDDGTHSGRPARRQSQFGPRLRVSGPGSRHTPKVQLPTHPVIFEPEDMQRMVAERHFEISAKACFHVLFGDKSFVFPKLYFERRAQQIAQGPWALADHGRMKREFHFKFDYKDMIGRPKTVDVVDSQTMDIFQEHVTYVVTHTKTAWHLPHSQDFKLVTKVVITHVAKSKCKLAIYTKVEWSKVPTFSKNLVERQALNDAEGDAEELADVATDQVRKLGPHSRTKRAIQVYGNIGQQTQVVVFSPADAAASKKQLIKPRTLTAMLLETLRSFGESAVTSLIMWAIAAVKTLFSVVTAHRLILLVLAVSAFTNIALTSKESSTWWTERRAAKFMGRVGVGPNVVMSKAIYMADLGEATGAVGHNSSWPADSAWQVESARLCERTFTLTNRSFSTFQLVANATDLDAPYEDAGSTLSSATSRATARRLRRTRQRLGSYRHDLLVAMRIVNSIEREMVQSEWENWLADENVRCDKLKTVLEEKGADTKDKTKTKRSGSQKVMTATMDEDKKETLREWYDTYCGSCKMDHQALMSERNSLAGL, encoded by the coding sequence ATGACCGAGCCCGCTCCGGCGGCCGCCCCCGGCGCTGCAACGACGACCACTCCGGCCCCGAAACAAACAAGCCCTGCGATCCCCGTTGGCTTGAACGAAGCATCTCTTGACTCGCCGACCTTTCGGTCTACCGCTCAGCATTTCGGGGAACACATTGACAACGTCGAGAAATGGCTCGACGACTATGTCCGCTCCACCTCCCGCGTCACTCGTGACATCCTGGCTCTCGAGGAGAGCGTCAACACCTATCTGTCCAAGATCTTCCCCCCCGCCGCGACAGCCGATGCCATTATCGACCACGATTACACACTGCTCGCTCTGCGCCGCATCAGCGATGGATCCAAGGAGTGGTGGACGCAGATTATGTCGACCGTGCGGAAGATGGATACCATTTCCGTCGAACCCATTCGTTCtttcgtcgccgccgacctgcgCTCGTTCAAGGAGGTGAGGAGAGTCCTGGAGCACACCCAGAGGAACTTTGACCAGGCCATGGCTCGTTATATGAGCCAGTCCAAGACGAAGGAGCCGTCTGCCATCCGCGAAGAAGCGTTCGCCGTGTACGAGACGCGCAAGGCGTACCTCAAGGTCTCGATGGATTTTTGCCAGCTCGCACCCCAGATCCGCTTCAGCTTGGACAAGCTCCTTGTTCGTGTCAGCTCCGACTTCTGGAAGGAGATGAAGCGGTCGCgcgacgccgctgccgtgTCGACCAAGTGGGGCTCGGAGATGGACCGCATTCGCGGCTGGTCACGGGAGATGGAAACGACAGAGTTCGTCTTCAAGAGGGAGCTGCAGATCGCTCGCCGCGACATCGGGGAAAGTACCCTCCAGGCTTTCAAGCCATCCCGAGAGTTGGAGGACTATAGCGCGTCGACCGTTCAGTTCCTCGGTTCCAGAGGCCCCGTCAGTGTCCAGCCGCAAGAGAGCTCTGCCGTCGTCTCGGAGAAACAGGGCTGGCTCTTCCTCAAGACGCTCTATGGAAAACCGGCCAGGTCGAACTGGGTTCCTCGCTGGTATTATTGTCGGGATGGCATCTTTGGCTGGCTGATCAACGCTCCCCAAGGTGTCCTGCAAGGCGACGAGATTGGCGTTCTTCTGTGCAATGCCAAACCAGCCGTCGCGGAAGATCGCCGGTTCTGCTTCGAGGTCAAGACCAAAAGCCAGACCCTCGTTCTTCAGGCAGAGACCCAAAACCAGCTCACAGAGTGGCTTGAAGTCTTCGAAGTTGCCAAGAAGCGAGCGTTTGAGGCCAGCATGGACCGGGACAGCAGCTCTTCACCTGCTGGAGCCGACCCTGCCTTCTCCATCACGCCGCCCCCTCTTCCGGAGTTTTCAGCTAGATCCCTGGACGCGATGGTTGCGGGCGAGGAACCTGCACCACCAACCTTTGACAGGGCTGGAACACTTCCGGTTCCTGGGACAGAGAGCAACATGGCCGGCCGCGCTAGTTTCGACGTCAACGCCAGCGCCTCTCGTCGCTCCATCACCGCTTTGGGTCGGGATCTGGGCCGGGAAATGGTTCGTGAAGAGGGGGAAAGCAATCGCGACCATGCGGCGAGGATTATCCAGAAGCTAGATCTCCACCGAAAAGCGACCTTTGGAGCCGGTGCCGAGGCCGCGGTGGCGGCCGCTGCTGCACCGGGTAGTGGCGGCATTGCGGGCTTGTTAGCAAACCACGGTCACCTTCCCGGAtacccttctcctccccaaGGCGGGTCAAAGAATTCGTCGAGCTCAAGATTACCTGCCCTGGACCCAGTCCATGGGACCTTGGCCCCTTTGACGCTGGCAAGGCCCCCTGCGGCGACCAACCTAAGCCGGACGGCTGTCATGTTCTCCGTGGACAGGGGCATAGGAGGGGACAATACTAGCCACATGCCcaccgccgtcctcgccaacTACTGGGGAAGCAGTGCATGGAGTACCGTCTACGGGTCAAGCCCGGGCCGTCCTCGCACTCCCGGTCTGCTCGAAGAGAACCCTTTCGGAATAGTCGTCCGAGAGGTGGGCAAACCCGGAGAGGAGAAGCCCGCGACCCCCACAGCCGGACATAGGAAGACAGTCAGTGTCGATGCGAAGTTCAACCAGCCTCACATGCCGTTCAAACAGCCGGCCGAGACTTTCCCCCCGGGTTACCCGCCAGAGTTAAGGATCCAACATCACCAGTTCCGCATCCTCTTCCCTACCGTTCCCCTCGACGAAAAGcttgtcctcgtcttccGGGCTGCTTGGTCAAGCTCGACGGGTAAAGACTCACCATCACATGGACAGGGGCTTGCGGGTAACGGTCGGATTTACATCACCCCCGACAATATGTACTTTTACGGGCAGCAGCTgggtctcgtcgtcgcctaTGCCATCAGCctcgacatcatcgccgaggTCACGGCAGCGCCTGGAAAGGAATGCgacttcatcttcctccacctcggcgaggatggcaACGAGACGGGATTCACCAGAATCACCATCAAGATATTCCTGGACAATCTCCCACTCCTGCATGCCAGATTGAACCTGCTCATCGACGACCTCCAGTCGGAGGAGCCCTTGGAGCTGTCAGAGCTCATCCGGGCCCTGATCAGCCTCGAATACGAAGATTACAGCAAACGCAGCCCGAGCGTCGAGAGCTGGGAAGAGGTTTCCTCCAATACGCCGTTTGACGATGGTACACACTCTGGCCGTCCCGCCAGACGCCAGAGCCAGTTTGGACCACGGCTTCGCGTGTCGGGCCCAGGCTCTCGGCATACTCCCAAGGTGCAGCTGCCCACGCATCCCGTCATTTTCGAACCCGAAGACATGCAGAGAATGGTGGCGGAACGACATTTCGAGATCAGCGCCAAGGCGTGCTTCCACGTGCTCTTTGGAGACAAGAGCTTCGTCTTTCCCAAGCTCTACTTTGAGCGGAGAGCGCAGCAGATTGCCCAGGGCCCGTGGGCGCTCGCAGACCACGGTCGGATGAAGCGGGAATTCCACTTTAAGTTCGACTACAAAGACATGATCGGTCGACCCAAGACGgtggacgtcgtcgacagcCAGACAATGGATATTTTCCAGGAGCATGTCACGTACGTCGTCACGCACACCAAGACGGCATGGCATCTCCCGCATTCGCAGGACTTCAAACTGGTGACCAAGGTTGTCATCACACACGTGGCCAAGTCCAAGTGCAAGCTGGCGATTTACACAAAGGTCGAATGGTCCAAGGTGCCGACCTTCTCCAAAAACCTGGTCGAGCGCCAGGCGCTGAacgatgccgagggcgacgctGAAGAGCTCGCGGACGTCGCAACTGACCAGGTGCGCAAACTGGGCCCGCACAGTCGAACGAAACGGGCAATCCAGGTCTACGGAAACATTGGGCAGCAGACTCAGGTCGTTGTGTTCTCGCcagccgacgccgcggcgtccAAGAAGCAGCTTATCAAGCCGCGAACGCTGACCGCCATGTTGCTGGAGACGCTCCGCTCGTTCGGCGAGAGCGCGGTAACGTCGCTCATCATGTGGGCCATTGCGGCAGTGAAGACGCTCTTCAGCGTGGTCACGGCCCACAGGCTCATCCTTCTCGTACTTGCCGTCAGCGCGTTTACAAACATCGCGCTGACTTCTAAGGAGAGCTCGACGTGGTGGACGGAGAGGCGGGCAGCCAAGTTCATGGGCCGTGTCGGGGTTGGGCCGAACGTGGTGATGAGCAAGGCCATCTACATGGCAGACCTGGGCGAGGCAACGGGGGCGGTGGGGCACAACAGCAGTTGGCCCGCGGACAGCGCATGGCAAGTTGAAAGCGCGAGACTATGTGAGAGAACATTTACGCTAACAAACCGCAGTTTCAGCACTTTCCAGCTTgtcgccaacgccaccgaTCTTGACGCGCCATACGAGGACGCAGGGTCGACATTGTCGTCGGCCACGAGCCGAGCAACGGcacggcggctgcggcggacGCGGCAGCGACTCGGGTCGTACCGACACGACCTGCTCGTCGCGATGCGAATCGTCAACAGCATCGAGCGGGAGATGGTGCAGTCGGAGTGGGAGAACTGGCTCGCGGACGAGAACGTACGCTGCGACAAGCTCAAGACGGtcttggaggagaagggggcgGACACTAAGGACAAGACCAAGACGAAGCGGAGCGGCAGCCAGAAGGTCATGACGGCCACCATGGACGAAGACAAGAAGGAGACGTTGCGCGAATGGTACGATACATACTGCGGGAGTTGTAAGATGGATCACCAGGCGTTGATGAGTGAGCGGAACTCGTTGGCGGGCCTGTAG
- a CDS encoding Heat repeat protein, which yields MKQDTAPQYESFVNPSDLLKWVEEQPEESWTSTAQHVFDHLLSLAAQPKGVSGNSCVKLCGFVEQSSKSDKPALRQWAFSDQPSLRLFNFFIKWNETEQHRSMKLVLDLLPSLIRRNPDRAVADAVKTTVLDTLISIIGPQSTKPLLKSSLKAMDHFASKSVFTVEDIADSYRRTQPSCSWESDIALWQDFFGQMLDWMTMHYVCPTAGKFIVTIFRALRQRSLKNPQAAGTEQFSVETWLRWVQAAISKTPSLLEGIKTYVFLPLFKDERKDSVQILEQINSMWSASGSAVAELNTLAQLNLAVLEVGKKVGMVEEPGAIYREESSSVVLEETVLERVLSHPSHELRSLALSLIIASPSTTRPYSPVALRLLQIHLPTYFSESDAKFRMEVLSKLKDMFKRNRGAIFILHKSLARLKAFDGAAAANGAPKAPPKPPKQANHRTNILFWPEDKLRESLKQHEEFLAWYIGFLRSELIPTASFQRHFTSLRAVAFILKLEADLAKTWETEEDETLFFSLFDEKWTRTLLDLIMDPFDDVRENATGVLKSLFADERFKCLVGTRGVSPTLEEFLLRAEDIARKTARADHADGVARTNELLFRFYDGRDVQVAHISKLADLLENKLAFAEADLGNAVLEAPVHGYFASLRYIWQATADMSFSPSDLEAMSVLQDRIVKCCQRIWAAVRDILCDDSPEGHLPQELEDLEGLDTKDLLSYSFRAIHESSALMRVMVLPLKTKAKEGILRPSTELFATVGSLTFDQLSSLRHRGAFNTVSLSFATCCQLVKHLDDSKASHEGGETLLDIWYKGTKECIFAQASTTRRSAGIPAMVTGIISANAAQPSFDKVIEELVTIAQKPAYNSESDGSKLPQVHALNCLKDIFKSSFITQLGKSAPHIPQCLELAASSLKSEVWGIRNCGLLFLRSLLDNLFGTNESKATLEAGWDGKTTRLQYHKYPILPSVLLNLLRSGREVMKPTTLGSTIAAESVFPALDIVRRAGPPDASRDELYDLVAGYLASPVWHVREMAARALCSFLLKDDDWVAAAAAIVDASLAAVPASRNNHIHGALLTVKAVFERLSDVAPQKLASAIPRLAEILSRIEPSDPESFGNCPDIRAAYLEVQNLISLFALSHPSSSPTTTSESTARPPQSALLRTQLAVAAVHATQTATTSTSASAAASLREILLSTSTTSVEATITTLETLAAIHHPRLTPEAAASYATLYTDVALSTTHPDSRAAALDNLAEVLDLVLSSSNTEQSLAHLLPSPEKLTELWQDLTSKTMNPNLSNAVVRVSGPIMATLVSSSSPSSSAPTESLAGWGRMMSSALLDSRPFDTRIAATASLASFFSSASPLPTADGEAAYLPALVALYDALNDDDDEVRDLASVSAKHILTQPLAPLDAASRLLTRIAATYRDAPAFHNLLAARLTGHAAPDGADAWEPAGAQLAKALRFDDSLFAIEEQNLFIDEVRESNRWAAVLEDVFSPSSPAVSSSSTALTEWTSAGLDSLLDITSPADRDIAADDGPLGWASDPEVYAVCARILLCATALARAGAAGSELLRSKLERFRSAGQRARLHGLLLDEAVV from the exons ATGAAGCAGGATACGGCCCCCCAGTACGAGAGCTTCGTCAACCCGAGTGACTTGCTCAAATGGGTTGAAGAACAGCCGGAGGAGTCATGGACTTC TACAGCCCAGCATGTGTTTGACCACCTCTTGTCCCTGGCCGCCCAGCCCAAGGGCGTCTCAGGCAATTCCTGCGTGAAGCTCTGCGGATTCGTCGAGCAGAGCTCCAAGTCAGACAAGCCGGCGCTGCGCCAATGGGCCTTCTCCGACCAGCCCAGCCTGCGGCTGTTCAACTTCTTCATCAAGTGGAACGAGACGGAGCAGCACCGCTCCATGAAGCTGgtcctcgacctgctgccGTCTCTCATTCGCCGCAACCCGGACcgggccgtcgccgacgccgtcaagacCACCGTCCTTGACACCctcatctccatcatcgGCCCGCAGTCCACCAAGCCCCTGCTCAAGTCGTCGCTCAAGGCCATGGACCACTTTGCGTCCAAGTCCGTCTTCACCGTCGAGGACATCGCCGACAGCTATAGGCGCACCCAGCCGTCGTGCAGCTGGGAGTCCGACATCGCTCTGTGGCAGGATTTCTTTGGGCAGATGCTCGACTGGATGACCATGCACTACGTCTGCCCCACCGCAGGCAAGttcatcgtcaccatctTCAGGGCCCTGCGGCAGCGGTCGTTGAAGAACCCGCAAGCCGCTGGCACCGAGCAGTTCAGCGTCGAGACGTGGCTCCGCTGGGTGCAGGCCGCCATCTCCAAGACGCCGTCCCTCCTGGAGGGTATCAAGACGTATGTCTTCCTCCCGCTGTTCAAGGACGAGCGCAAGGACTCGGTCCAGATCCTCGAGCAGATCAACAGCATGTGGTCTGCGTCTGGTTCCGCCGTCGCGGAGCTGAACACGTTGGCCCAGTTGAACCTTGCTGTGCTTGAGGTGGGCAAGAAGGTCGGCATGGTTGAGGAGCCTG GTGCCATTTACAGGGAAGAGTCCTCCTCGGTAGTTTTGGAAGAGACCGTCCTCGAGAGAGTGCTCTCGCATCCTTCCCACGAGCTGCGCTCGCTGGCGCTGTCTCTCATCATCGCCTctccctcgacgacgaggccctaCTCTCCAGTTGCCCTCCGTCTCTTACAGATCCACCTCCCCACGTACTTTTCAGAGTCGGACGCCAAGTTCCGCATGGAGGTGCTGAGCAAGTTGAAAGATATGTTCAAGCGGAACAGAGGTGCTATCTTCATCCTCCACAAGAGCTTGGCTCGTCTCAAGGCGTTCGacggggccgccgccgcgaacGGTGCACCAAAAGCCCCTCCCAAGCCGCCAAAACAGGCGAACCATCGCACCAATATCCTGTTCTGGCCTGAAGACAAGCTGCGGGAAAGCTTGAAGCAGCACGAGGAGTTCCTCGCATGGTACATTGGCTTCCTGCGCTCAGAGTTGATCCCTACGGCGTCCTTCCAGCGTCACTTCACTTCGTTGAGAGCGGTCGCATTCATCCTtaagctcgaggccgacctcgccaagacctgggagacggaggaggatgagacTCTTTTCTTCAGCCTTTTCGACGAAAAGTGGACGCGCACGCTTCTCGACCTCATCATGGACCCCTTTGACGACGTGCGAGAAAATGCCACTGGCGTCTTGAAGAGCCTgttcgccgacgagcgcTTCAAGTGTCTCGTCGGCACTCGGGGTGTTTCGCCCACGCTCGAGGAGTTCTTGTTGAGGGCCGAGGATATCGCGCGGAAAACGGCCCGCGCCGACCACGCCGACGGTGTTGCCCGGACGAACGAGTTGCTCTTCAGGTTCTACGACGGTAGGGACGTGCAGGTTGCGCACATCTCCAAGCTGGCGGATCTGCTTGAGAACAAGCTCGCATTTGCTGAGGCCGATCTTGGCAACGCCGTCTTGGAGGCGCCTGTTCACGGCTATTTCGCCTCTCTTCG CTACATCTGGCAAGCCACTGCCGACATGAGCTTCTCACCATCCGACCTCGAAGCGATGTCGGTCCTCCAAGACCGCATCGTCAAGTGCTGCCAACGTATCTGGGCCGCGGTCAGGGATATTCTCTGCGATGACTCTCCGGAGGGCCATCTGCCgcaggagctggaggacCTCGAAGGCCTCGACACGAAGGACCTGCTGAGCTACAGCTTCCGTGCCATCCATGAGTCAAG CGCCCTGATGCGTGTGATGGTCCTGCCGCTcaagaccaaggccaaggagggaATACTACGCCCCTCGACGGAGCTCTTCGCCACCGTCGGCTCCCTGACCTTCGACCAACTGTCCAGCCTACGACACCGCGGCGCCTTCAACACGGTCTCGCTATCGTTCGCGACGTGTTGCCAGCTGGTCAAGCACCTAGACGACTCGAAGGCCAGTCACGAGGGAGGCGAAACACTCCTCGATATCTGGTACAAG GGAACCAAGGAGTGCATCTTCGCTCAGGCCTCTACAACTCGACGCTCTGCCGGCATCCCGGCCATGGTTACGGGTATAATCTCCGCCAACGCCGCGCAGCCGTCCTTCGACAAGGTCATCGAGGAACTCGTAACGATTGCGCAGAAGCCCGCCTACAACTCCGAGTCGGACGGCTCCAAGCTGCCGCAGGTGCACGCCCTCAACTGCCTCAAGGACATCTTCAAGAGCTCCTTCATCACGCAGCTCGGCAAGTCCGCGCCTCACATCCCGCAATgcctcgagctcgcggcCAGCAGCCTCAAGTCGGAAGT CTGGGGTATCCGCAACTgtggcctcctcttcctccgctCCCTTCTCGACAACCTCTTCGGCACGAACGAGAGCAAGGCCACGCTCGAGGCCGGTTGGGACGGCAAGACCACCCGCCTGCAGTACCACAAATACCCCATCCTGCCCAGCGTGCTCCTGAACCTCCTCCGCTCCGGCCGCGAGGTCATGAAGCCCACCACCCTAGGCAGCACCATCGCAGCCGAGTCCGTCTTCCCGgccctcgacatcgtccGCCGCGCCGGTCCCCCCGACGCCTCGCGCGACGAGCTCTACGACCTCGTTGCTGGCTACCTTGCCAGTCCTGTCTGGCACGTCCGCGAGATGGCCGCGCGAGCGCTGTGTTCGTTCCTgctcaaggacgacgactgggtcgccgccgccgccgccatcgttgACGCCTCGCTGGCCGCTGTACCCGCAAGCAGGAACAATCACATCCACGGCGCGCTGCTGAccgtcaaggccgtcttcgagCGGCTATCCGACGTCGCCCCGCAAAAGCTGGCGTCCGCCATCCCGCGCCTGGCTGAGATCCTCAGCAGGATCGAGCCCAGCGACCCGGAATCTTTCGGGAACTGCCCGGACATCCGCGCCGCGTACCTCGAAGTCCAGAACctcatctctctcttcgcCCTCTCGCACCCGTCTTcctcacccaccaccacctctgAGTCCACCGCTCGGCCTCCGCAGAGCGCTCTCCTCCGCacccagctcgccgtcgccgcggtcCATGCAACGCAAACTgccaccacctccacctctgcctctgccgccgcgtCCCTCCGCGAGATCCTTCTGTCGACAAGCACGACCAGCGTCGAGGCGACAATCACAACGCTCGAGACCCTCGCCGCGATCCACCACCCGCGCCTCACCCCGGAGGCGGCAGCATCTTATGCCACGCTGTACACCGACGTGGCCCTCTCCACGACGCACCCGGACTCCCGCGCGGCggccctcgacaacctcgccgaggtcctcgacctcgttctCTCATCCTCGAACACCGAGCAATCCCTCGCACATCTCCTGCCGTCCCCGGAGAAGCTCACCGAGCTCTGGCAGGATCTCACCTCAAAGACGATGAACCCCAACCTCTCCAACGCCGTGGTCCGCGTCAGCGGCCCCATCATGGCGAccctcgtctcctcctcctccccgtcgtcgtcggctcctACGGAATCCCTTGCAGGATGGGGTCGGATGATGTCCTCGGCCCTCCTCGACTCCCGCCCCTTCGACACCCGCATCGCCGCGAcggcctccctcgcctccttcttctcctcggcgtcccCGCTCCcgaccgccgacggcgaagcgGCCTACCTACCCGCCCTGGTCGCCCTCTACGACGCCCtcaacgatgacgacgacgaggtccgcGACCTGGCCTCCGTCTCCGCGAAGCACATCCTCACGCAGCCCCTCGCGCCCCTGGACGCCGCCTCGAGGCTGCTGAcccgcatcgccgccaccTACCGCGATGCCCCCGCGTTCCACAACCTGCTGGCCGCCCGCCTGACGGGCCATGCGGCGCCGGACGGGGCAGACGCGTGGGAGCCCGCGGGGGCGCAGCTCGCAAAGGCCCTCCGCTTCGATGACTCCCTCTTCGCCATCGAGGAGCAGAACctcttcatcgacgaggtccgcgaGTCGAACCGCTgggccgccgtcctcgaggacgtcttctccccctcgtcgcccgcggtttcttcttcgtccacCGCCCTGACGGAATGGACGTccgccggcctcgactcCCTCCTGGACATCACCTCCCCCGCCGATCGagacatcgccgccgacgacggaccCCTAGGCTGGGCCTCGGACCCGGAGGTTTACGCCGTCTGCGCGCGCATCCTACTCTGCGCGACGGCGCTGGCCAGGGCAGGCGCGGCCGGATCGGAGCTGCTGAGGAGCAAGCTGGAGCGGTTCCGGAGCGCGGGCCAGCGCGCGAGGCTCCACGGGttgctgctcgacgaggcggtcgtCTAG